Proteins from a single region of Platichthys flesus chromosome 16, fPlaFle2.1, whole genome shotgun sequence:
- the LOC133971574 gene encoding galectin-3-binding protein A-like isoform X1, translated as MLTLRNLCTLAILLLLHVPGNAMRFNMFRTVRRPEQQEGDLRLFGSQSVSEGRVEVYHEGKWGTVCDDGWDMAEAQVVCRQLRFSGAKSVVIGKDYGQVSGPIWLDDINCKGTENHLFTCGFKGWGVTDCTHKEDVGIICETESSNSTTGDSRHLLDHSFSLSGDLGKLFDSQNGCDFLILVKSPTGNRREDGTLETVETTIHAHKIILSQFPLFNASEDISNITVDVIQPCDPYFSSFIRYIYTRKIEVTLPSVQCFHWMASRFGVKELMEAMARLFSKVLPEDPLFHTQVSIYKYAQETDDLVLQENCVQYLAWNYENLTRSPAWADLPVELIGSILARSDLVVPDEYFLLQTVECWIKENNNSISLETQAYLLNRVRFPMIPAEKLYELEANSSLYGTHERLYRDNMLKAFQFNILLFSKLLSNPQFNGDDDDFKPRLYTASPWSVSLGSAPGQSKSRWLNTPLHNSLIFKDNRIQWEAIIFTNRHECSNRGLNCKSLPMMRLYPQNNYDRSKILFRNQLLLMCEGKYICQVQDFKLNLAYLGGNSTLAYPCPDNKLTYLYVVRPEYVAT; from the exons ATGCTGACGCTTCGAAACTTATGCACTCTGGCGATTCTGCTACTTCTTCATGTCCCTGGAAATGCGATGCGATTCAACATGTTCC GCACAGTGAGGAGGCCGGAGCAGCAGGAAGGTGACCTGAGACTGTTTGGCTCTCAGAGCGTTTCGGAGGGACGCGTGGAGGTCTACCATGAAGGAAAATGGGGAACAGTGTGTGACGACGGCTGGGACATGGCTGAGGCCCAGGTGGTGTGTCGTCAGCTCCGATTCTCCGGGGCAAAGTCTGTTGTCATCGGCAAGGACTATGGACAAG TGTCTGGACCCATCTGGCTGGATGATATTAACTGTAAAGGAACAGAGAATCATCTGTTTACTTGTGGATTCAAAGGCTGGGGAGTAACTGACTGCACCCACAAAGAGGATGTTGGAATAATTTGTGAGACAGAAA GCTCTAATTCCACCACCGGTGATTCTAGACACCTGCTGGACCACAGTTTCAGTCTCTCTGGTGACCTTGGAAAATTGTTTGACAGCCAAAACGGCTGTGACTTCCTGATCCTGGTCAAAAGTCCCACTGGAAACAGACGGGAGGACGGTACTCTGGAAACGGTGGAAACAACAATCCATGCACACAAAATAATCCTCTCGCAATTCCCTCTCTTTAACGCTTCAGAGGACATTTCTAACATCACTGTAGACGTCATCCAACCCTGCGATCCCTATTTCTCCTCCTTCATTAG GTACATTTACACCCGCAAGATAGAAGTGACCTTGCCCTCTGTGCAGTGCTTCCACTGGATGGCCTCTAGATTTGGGGTGAAGGAGCTGATGGAGGCCATGGCCCGACTGTTCTCGAAAGTCCTTCCAGAGGACCCTCTGTTTCACACTCAGGTGTCCATATACAAATATGCCCAGGAGACCGATGACCTGGTGCTTCAGGAGAACTGTGTCCAGTACCTGGCCTGGAACTATGAAAACCTGACGAGATCTCCAGCCTGGGCCGACCTGCCCGTGGAGCTCATTGGATCAATCCTAGCCCGCTCAGACCTGGTGGTTCCAGATGAGTATTTTCTGCTCCAGACAGTAGAGTGCTGGATCAAAGAGAATAACAACTCCATCAGTTTGGAGACCCAGGCTTACCTCTTGAATCGCGTTCGTTTCCCCATGATCCCTGCGGAGAAACTCTATGAGCTTGAGGCCAACTCTTCTCTTTACGGCACTCATGAGAGACTGTATCGTGACAACATGTTGAAAGCTTTTCAGTTTAACATTCTCCTCTTCAGCAAGCTTCTGTCCAACCCACAGTTCAACGGAGACGATGATGACTTCAAGCCTAGGCTCTACACTGCCAGTCCATGGAGTGTGTCTCTTGGCTCTGCCCCTGGTCAGTCCAAAAGCAGGTGGTTGAACACACCTCTGCACAACAGCCTGATCTTTAAGGACAACAGGATTCAATGGGAGGCGATTATCTTCACCAATCGACATGAATGCTCAAACCGAGGGCTCAACTGCAAGTCGCTCCCCATGATGAGGCTGTATCCACAGAACAACTACGACCGCAGCAAAATCCTCTTTCgaaaccagctgctgctgatgtgcgAGGGCAAGTACATCTGTCAGGTGCAGGACTTCAAGCTCAACCTGGCCTATCTCGGTGGAAACAGTACGCTTGCCTACCCGTGTCCCGATAACAAGCTCACCTACCTCTATGTAGTGAGACCGGAATATGTCGCCACCTGA
- the timp2b gene encoding metalloproteinase inhibitor 2b has product MTWTLSSCFVTLAILCLWRVEEGAEACSCSPAHPQQALCSSDVVIRAKVVGSRQIEVGNNIYGYPITHIQYDIKQLKMFKGPSEDIEAIYTPSSSAMCGVNLKTDGEDYLITGRLESDGKMHVTLCQFIEPWVALTPHQRKSLTERYEMGCECKITRCTSVPCTVSGPAECLWTDWLTETVVYGQQAKLYACIKRSDDSCAWYRGSAPPKKDFLDIEDP; this is encoded by the exons ATGACCTGGACGTTGAGCAGCTGCTTTGTGACCCTGGCCATCCTGTGTCTGTGGCGGGTGGAGGAAGGAGCAGAAGCCTGTAGCTGCTCCCCGGCTCATCCTCAGCAGGCTCTCTGCAGCTCGGATGTCG taaTCAGGGCAAAGGTAGTTGGATCACGGCAGATTGAAGTTGGCAACAATATCTATGGATATCCCATCACACATATCCAGTATGACATCAAGCAGCTCAAG ATGTTCAAAGGCCCGAGCGAGGATATCGAAGCCATCtacaccccctcctcctccgcaaTGTGTGGGGTGAATCTGAAGACCGATGGGGAAGACTATCTGATCACAG GCCGTCTGGAGAGTGACGGGAAGATGCACGTCACACTGTGCCAATTCATTGAGCCCTGGGTTGCCCTGACTCCCCACCAGAGGAAGAGCCTGACTGAGCGCTATGAAATGGGCTGCGAATGCAAG aTCACTCGCTGCACCTCCGTCCCCTGCACGGTGAGCGGCCCAGCGGAGTGCCTCTGGACGGACTGGCTAACTGAGACGGTCGTCTACGGACAGCAGGCCAAACTCTACGCTTGCATCAAGAGGAGCGATGACTCTTGCGCCTGGTACAGAGGATCTGCGCCGCCCAAAAAGGATTTCCTGGACATCGAGGACCCTTAA
- the usp36 gene encoding ubiquitin carboxyl-terminal hydrolase 36 isoform X2 gives MPIVDKLKEALKPGRKETGDEGDLNKLLASSAKKVLLQKIEFEPASKGFSYQLDSLKNKYVILNPRNEGATGQKATEPLQIKRQVSENMVGGQTDGIPGPQKMLFPGNKLTLKWERVFRVGAGLHNLGNTCFLNSTVQCLTYTPPLANYLLSKEHSRACHQPGFCMICIMQNHIIQAFANTGNAIKPVSFIRDLKKIARHFRFGSQEDAHEFLRYTIDAMQKACLNGYPKLDRQTQATTLVHQIFGGYLRSRVKCSICKSVSDTYDPYLDIAVEIRQAANIVRALELFVKPDVLCGENAYMCAKCKKKVPATKRFTLHRPSNVLTLSLKRFANFSGGKITKDVGYPEFLNIRPYMSQSSGDPVMYGLYAVLVHSGYSCHAGHYYCYVKASNGQWYQMNDSMVHSSNIKVVLNQQAYVLFYLRIPETKKNGEGQTTKQGMLYQGKNSTSSDQIKRANLNGPLSSPQVTKKLEPAQLRKIQSVDGGLGQPVSRNGLSSQPQPRFSNWTSSSSGPPKPPGGPTVIDEPFKKLKKPSPQNQVQSRSSTPTPSNNGVSRTEGDKKQGGEGRGIAASTSFKSLSDSSSADTSESKDSLSTKSAPVGETPSTPRKGSNGLSSPAKSVERSQSTEEQKTAKIKPPALNNITSEATSTMSPPPAKKLALSAKKLSGDLTHHNQLNPPTFGSPSHAHRAGPFHFPKVQSSPFVHSSGSFKQQSPQKQSLHSTLQKPNASLSPKTNGLHSPSPKSPKSSNNLSSTVQDPDLNSPSAEKVNQKKKKKKKRRHSEVEGDAKPVTSPAKVIPAIVVESASEKKRKKKKKKRKRETDNEDPAKERECVSSHLDTTNQEEDWCQGGMWSLTSNPSAEQSKPQSNSTVPTQGESPQKEQEGDSGLLKKKKKKKKKMQLTEALQDTTSTCSASESNSEVKAAAVQEDEGESKKKLKMKKKKRLKEEVRLWEESRRCSNGQDEERDMAEPLSEKTITENDKLGKQSTASVVVWDSQVKDGYKRSQAPAADRSELGDKSTNRAAPVAWDGKKTSVVVEELLKNATDKAYGASVLSWDGDASAISRDAIEDVHHAKNDTVIDEWDEDFDSGKVKKIKNYKRESWRSGSSIFQKIQDRRNKWSVTPGGKRVFGVRR, from the exons ATGCCGATAGTGGATAAACTCAAGGAGGCATTAAAACCCGGCCGAAAGGAGACTGGAGATGAGGGTGACCTTAATAAACTGTTGGCTTCTTCTGCCAAGAAGGTCCTTTTGCAGAAGATAGAGTTTGAGCCTGCCAGCAAGGGGTTCTCTTATCAACTGGATAGCTTAAAGAACAAGTATGTCATCCTCAATCCCAGGAATGAGGGGGCTACAGGGCAGAAGGCAACAGAGCCTCTCCAAATTAAGAGGCAAG TCTCAGAGAACATGGTTGGTGGCCAGACCGATGGGATCCCCGGTCCACAGAAGATGCTCTTTCCAGGAAACAAGCTTACCCTCAAATGGGAGCGTGTGTTCAGGGTGGGAGCCGGCCTCCACAACCTGGGAAACACCTGCTTCCTCAACTCCACAGTGCAATGTCTCACCTACACCCCGCCACTTGCCAACTATTTACTCTCAAAGGAGCACAGCCGTGCCT gtCACCAGCCAGGCTTTTGTATGATCTGTATAATGCAGAACCATATCATCCAAGCCTTTGCCAACACAGGCAATGCCATCAAGCCCGTCTCCTTCATCAGAGACCTGAAAA AAATTGCCAGACATTTTCGCTTTGGAAGCCAGGAGGATGCCCATGAATTTTTGCGGTACACCATCGATGCCATGCAGAAAGCCTGTCTCAATGGCTACCCCAA GCTAGACAGGCAGACCCAGGCCACAACGCTGGTTCACCAGATCTTTGGAGGTTACCTCAGGTCAAGAG TGAAATGCTCTATTTGTAAAAGTGTGTCTGACACGTATGACCCTTACCTGGACATCGCTGTGGAGATTCGG CAAGCGGCAAACATTGTGCGAGCCCTGGAGCTGTTTGTTAAACCAGACGTGTTATGCGGAGAGAATGCCTACATGTGTGCCAA GTGCAAAAAGAAAGTGCCAGCAACCAAACGTTTCACGCTCCATCGACCATCCAACGTTCTGACTCTTTCACTTAAGAGGTTCGCCAACTTCAGCGGTGGCAAAATCACAAAG GATGTCGGATACCCAGAATTCCTGAACATCCGCCCCTACATGTCTCAGAGCTCAGGCGACCCTGTAATGTATGGCCTCTATGCTGTCCTGGTGCACTCGGGGTACAGTTGTCACGCTGGCCACTACTACTGCTATGTTAAG GCAAGCAACGGACAGTGGTACCAAATGAATGATTCAATGGTGCACTCTAGTAACATCAAAGTGGTCTTGAACCAGCAGGCCTATGTTCTTTTCTACCTGAG GATCCCTGAAACTAAAAAGAATGGAGAGGGTCAGACCACCAAACAGGGGATGCTGTATCAGGGGAAGAACAGCACGTCGTCTGATCAAATAAAGAGGGCCAACCTGAACGGGCCTCTCTCCTCCCCGCAGGTCACAAAG AAACTTGAGCCTGCACAACTGCGTAAGATCCAGTCTGTGGATGGTGGTTTGGGCCAGCCCGTTTCCAGGAACGGTCTGAGCTCTCAGCCACAGCCCAGATTCTCCAACTGGACTTCATCGTCCAGTGGCCCACCAAAGCCGCCAGGTGGACCCACCGTTATCGACGAACCTTtcaagaagctgaagaagcCGTCTCCCCAGAACCAAGTGCAGTCACGCAGCAGCACTCCGACCCCTTCCAACAACGGGGTCAGCAGGACGGAGGGAGATAAGAAGCAAGGTGGCGAGGGCAGAGGCATTGCGGCATCTACCTCATTTaagtctctgtctgactcttCCTCTGCCGACACCTCTGAATCTAAG GACTCCTTGTCTACCAAAAGTGCGCCGGTAGGAGAGACGCCCTCCACCCCTCGGAAAGGCTCCAACGGCCTGTCGTCTCCAGCCAAGAGTGTGGAGCGTTCTCAGAGCACGGAGGAGCAGAAGACAGCGAAAATAAAACCCCCAGCCCTCAACAACATCACATCCGAAGCCACCAGCACCATGTCACCTCCACCAGCCAAGAAACTGGCCCTGTCAGCCAAGAAG CTGTCCGGTGACCTCACACATCATAATCAACTTAATCCCCCCACCTTTGGCTCACCTTCTCACGCTCACAG AGCTGGTCCATTCCATTTCCCTAAAGTCCAGTCATCGCCTTTTGTCCACTCAAGTGGCTCCTTCAAACAGCAGAGCCCTCAGAAACAGTCTCTTCACTCCACACTGCAAAAACCAAACGCCAGCCTTTCTCCGAAAACCAACGGGCTTCACAGTCCCAGCCCAAAGAGCCCCAAGTCTTCCAACAacctcagctccacggtccaAGATCCAGACCTCAACAGCCCTTCAGCTGAAAAGGTCaaccaaaagaagaagaagaagaagaagcggcGCCACTCGGAAGTGGAGGGTGACGCGAAGCCAGTGACATCTCCGGCTAAAGTGATACCGGCCATTGTTGTGGAGTCAGCCAGTGAGAAGAAGcgcaagaagaaaaagaagaagcgaAAGAGGGAGACTGACAACGAAGACCCGGCGAAGGAGAGGGAGTGCGTCTCGTCTCATCTGGACACAACAAATCAGGAGGAGGATTGGTGTCAGGGCGGCATGTGGAGTCTAACGTCCAATCCCAGTGCAGAACAGTCCAAGCCTCAGTCCAATTCCACAGTTCCAACGCAGGGTGAGTCACCTCAGAAAGAACAGGAAGGGGACTCTGGGttgttgaagaagaagaagaagaaaaagaagaagatgcaATTGACGGAGGCCCTGCAGGACACAACATCGACATGCTCGGCATCAGAAAG CAATTCTGAGGTGAAGGCTGCAGCTGTtcaggaggacgagggagagtcgaaaaagaaattaaagatgaagaagaagaagcgtctAAAAGAAGAAGTGAGACTGTGGGAGGAGAGCAGGCGGTGCTCAAACGGGCAAGATGAGGAGCGGGACATGGCGGAGCCCCTTTCCGAAAAGACGATCACAGAGAATGACAAACTGGGAAAACAAAGCACAG CCTCAGTGGTGGTGTGGGACAGCCAAGTGAAGGACGGCTACAAACGAAGCCAGGCTCCAGCGGCTGATAGAAGTGAGTTAGGAGATAAATCTACGAACCGTGCTGCTCCCGTAGCCTGGGATGGAAAAAAGACGAGTGTTGTGGtagaggagctgctgaagaaCGCCACAGATAAGGCCTACGGAGCCAGCG TCCTAAGCTGGGATGGAGACGCATCTGCGATCAGTAGAGATGCCATCGAAGACGTACACCACGCAAAGAACGACACTGTGATCGATGAGTGGGATGAAGACTTTGACAGTGGAAAG gtgaagaaaataaagaactaTAAAAGAGAAAGCTGGAGGAGTGGCAGCAGCATCTTCCAGAAAATCCAGGACAGGAGGAACAAGTGGTCTGTGACACCCGGAGGGAAGAGAGTGTTTGGAGTCCGGCGCTGA
- the usp36 gene encoding ubiquitin carboxyl-terminal hydrolase 36 isoform X1, with the protein MPIVDKLKEALKPGRKETGDEGDLNKLLASSAKKVLLQKIEFEPASKGFSYQLDSLKNKYVILNPRNEGATGQKATEPLQIKRQVSENMVGGQTDGIPGPQKMLFPGNKLTLKWERVFRVGAGLHNLGNTCFLNSTVQCLTYTPPLANYLLSKEHSRACHQPGFCMICIMQNHIIQAFANTGNAIKPVSFIRDLKKIARHFRFGSQEDAHEFLRYTIDAMQKACLNGYPKLDRQTQATTLVHQIFGGYLRSRVKCSICKSVSDTYDPYLDIAVEIRQAANIVRALELFVKPDVLCGENAYMCAKCKKKVPATKRFTLHRPSNVLTLSLKRFANFSGGKITKDVGYPEFLNIRPYMSQSSGDPVMYGLYAVLVHSGYSCHAGHYYCYVKASNGQWYQMNDSMVHSSNIKVVLNQQAYVLFYLRIPETKKNGEGQTTKQGMLYQGKNSTSSDQIKRANLNGPLSSPQVTKKLEPAQLRKIQSVDGGLGQPVSRNGLSSQPQPRFSNWTSSSSGPPKPPGGPTVIDEPFKKLKKPSPQNQVQSRSSTPTPSNNGVSRTEGDKKQGGEGRGIAASTSFKSLSDSSSADTSESKDSLSTKSAPVGETPSTPRKGSNGLSSPAKSVERSQSTEEQKTAKIKPPALNNITSEATSTMSPPPAKKLALSAKKARNRSPSNIDALPPLSRQLSGDLTHHNQLNPPTFGSPSHAHRAGPFHFPKVQSSPFVHSSGSFKQQSPQKQSLHSTLQKPNASLSPKTNGLHSPSPKSPKSSNNLSSTVQDPDLNSPSAEKVNQKKKKKKKRRHSEVEGDAKPVTSPAKVIPAIVVESASEKKRKKKKKKRKRETDNEDPAKERECVSSHLDTTNQEEDWCQGGMWSLTSNPSAEQSKPQSNSTVPTQGESPQKEQEGDSGLLKKKKKKKKKMQLTEALQDTTSTCSASESNSEVKAAAVQEDEGESKKKLKMKKKKRLKEEVRLWEESRRCSNGQDEERDMAEPLSEKTITENDKLGKQSTASVVVWDSQVKDGYKRSQAPAADRSELGDKSTNRAAPVAWDGKKTSVVVEELLKNATDKAYGASVLSWDGDASAISRDAIEDVHHAKNDTVIDEWDEDFDSGKVKKIKNYKRESWRSGSSIFQKIQDRRNKWSVTPGGKRVFGVRR; encoded by the exons ATGCCGATAGTGGATAAACTCAAGGAGGCATTAAAACCCGGCCGAAAGGAGACTGGAGATGAGGGTGACCTTAATAAACTGTTGGCTTCTTCTGCCAAGAAGGTCCTTTTGCAGAAGATAGAGTTTGAGCCTGCCAGCAAGGGGTTCTCTTATCAACTGGATAGCTTAAAGAACAAGTATGTCATCCTCAATCCCAGGAATGAGGGGGCTACAGGGCAGAAGGCAACAGAGCCTCTCCAAATTAAGAGGCAAG TCTCAGAGAACATGGTTGGTGGCCAGACCGATGGGATCCCCGGTCCACAGAAGATGCTCTTTCCAGGAAACAAGCTTACCCTCAAATGGGAGCGTGTGTTCAGGGTGGGAGCCGGCCTCCACAACCTGGGAAACACCTGCTTCCTCAACTCCACAGTGCAATGTCTCACCTACACCCCGCCACTTGCCAACTATTTACTCTCAAAGGAGCACAGCCGTGCCT gtCACCAGCCAGGCTTTTGTATGATCTGTATAATGCAGAACCATATCATCCAAGCCTTTGCCAACACAGGCAATGCCATCAAGCCCGTCTCCTTCATCAGAGACCTGAAAA AAATTGCCAGACATTTTCGCTTTGGAAGCCAGGAGGATGCCCATGAATTTTTGCGGTACACCATCGATGCCATGCAGAAAGCCTGTCTCAATGGCTACCCCAA GCTAGACAGGCAGACCCAGGCCACAACGCTGGTTCACCAGATCTTTGGAGGTTACCTCAGGTCAAGAG TGAAATGCTCTATTTGTAAAAGTGTGTCTGACACGTATGACCCTTACCTGGACATCGCTGTGGAGATTCGG CAAGCGGCAAACATTGTGCGAGCCCTGGAGCTGTTTGTTAAACCAGACGTGTTATGCGGAGAGAATGCCTACATGTGTGCCAA GTGCAAAAAGAAAGTGCCAGCAACCAAACGTTTCACGCTCCATCGACCATCCAACGTTCTGACTCTTTCACTTAAGAGGTTCGCCAACTTCAGCGGTGGCAAAATCACAAAG GATGTCGGATACCCAGAATTCCTGAACATCCGCCCCTACATGTCTCAGAGCTCAGGCGACCCTGTAATGTATGGCCTCTATGCTGTCCTGGTGCACTCGGGGTACAGTTGTCACGCTGGCCACTACTACTGCTATGTTAAG GCAAGCAACGGACAGTGGTACCAAATGAATGATTCAATGGTGCACTCTAGTAACATCAAAGTGGTCTTGAACCAGCAGGCCTATGTTCTTTTCTACCTGAG GATCCCTGAAACTAAAAAGAATGGAGAGGGTCAGACCACCAAACAGGGGATGCTGTATCAGGGGAAGAACAGCACGTCGTCTGATCAAATAAAGAGGGCCAACCTGAACGGGCCTCTCTCCTCCCCGCAGGTCACAAAG AAACTTGAGCCTGCACAACTGCGTAAGATCCAGTCTGTGGATGGTGGTTTGGGCCAGCCCGTTTCCAGGAACGGTCTGAGCTCTCAGCCACAGCCCAGATTCTCCAACTGGACTTCATCGTCCAGTGGCCCACCAAAGCCGCCAGGTGGACCCACCGTTATCGACGAACCTTtcaagaagctgaagaagcCGTCTCCCCAGAACCAAGTGCAGTCACGCAGCAGCACTCCGACCCCTTCCAACAACGGGGTCAGCAGGACGGAGGGAGATAAGAAGCAAGGTGGCGAGGGCAGAGGCATTGCGGCATCTACCTCATTTaagtctctgtctgactcttCCTCTGCCGACACCTCTGAATCTAAG GACTCCTTGTCTACCAAAAGTGCGCCGGTAGGAGAGACGCCCTCCACCCCTCGGAAAGGCTCCAACGGCCTGTCGTCTCCAGCCAAGAGTGTGGAGCGTTCTCAGAGCACGGAGGAGCAGAAGACAGCGAAAATAAAACCCCCAGCCCTCAACAACATCACATCCGAAGCCACCAGCACCATGTCACCTCCACCAGCCAAGAAACTGGCCCTGTCAGCCAAGAAG GCTCGCAACCGGAGTCCGAGCAACATTGATGCTCTGCCCCCTTTGTCACGCCAGCTGTCCGGTGACCTCACACATCATAATCAACTTAATCCCCCCACCTTTGGCTCACCTTCTCACGCTCACAG AGCTGGTCCATTCCATTTCCCTAAAGTCCAGTCATCGCCTTTTGTCCACTCAAGTGGCTCCTTCAAACAGCAGAGCCCTCAGAAACAGTCTCTTCACTCCACACTGCAAAAACCAAACGCCAGCCTTTCTCCGAAAACCAACGGGCTTCACAGTCCCAGCCCAAAGAGCCCCAAGTCTTCCAACAacctcagctccacggtccaAGATCCAGACCTCAACAGCCCTTCAGCTGAAAAGGTCaaccaaaagaagaagaagaagaagaagcggcGCCACTCGGAAGTGGAGGGTGACGCGAAGCCAGTGACATCTCCGGCTAAAGTGATACCGGCCATTGTTGTGGAGTCAGCCAGTGAGAAGAAGcgcaagaagaaaaagaagaagcgaAAGAGGGAGACTGACAACGAAGACCCGGCGAAGGAGAGGGAGTGCGTCTCGTCTCATCTGGACACAACAAATCAGGAGGAGGATTGGTGTCAGGGCGGCATGTGGAGTCTAACGTCCAATCCCAGTGCAGAACAGTCCAAGCCTCAGTCCAATTCCACAGTTCCAACGCAGGGTGAGTCACCTCAGAAAGAACAGGAAGGGGACTCTGGGttgttgaagaagaagaagaagaaaaagaagaagatgcaATTGACGGAGGCCCTGCAGGACACAACATCGACATGCTCGGCATCAGAAAG CAATTCTGAGGTGAAGGCTGCAGCTGTtcaggaggacgagggagagtcgaaaaagaaattaaagatgaagaagaagaagcgtctAAAAGAAGAAGTGAGACTGTGGGAGGAGAGCAGGCGGTGCTCAAACGGGCAAGATGAGGAGCGGGACATGGCGGAGCCCCTTTCCGAAAAGACGATCACAGAGAATGACAAACTGGGAAAACAAAGCACAG CCTCAGTGGTGGTGTGGGACAGCCAAGTGAAGGACGGCTACAAACGAAGCCAGGCTCCAGCGGCTGATAGAAGTGAGTTAGGAGATAAATCTACGAACCGTGCTGCTCCCGTAGCCTGGGATGGAAAAAAGACGAGTGTTGTGGtagaggagctgctgaagaaCGCCACAGATAAGGCCTACGGAGCCAGCG TCCTAAGCTGGGATGGAGACGCATCTGCGATCAGTAGAGATGCCATCGAAGACGTACACCACGCAAAGAACGACACTGTGATCGATGAGTGGGATGAAGACTTTGACAGTGGAAAG gtgaagaaaataaagaactaTAAAAGAGAAAGCTGGAGGAGTGGCAGCAGCATCTTCCAGAAAATCCAGGACAGGAGGAACAAGTGGTCTGTGACACCCGGAGGGAAGAGAGTGTTTGGAGTCCGGCGCTGA
- the LOC133971574 gene encoding galectin-3-binding protein A-like isoform X2 translates to MLTLRNLCTLAILLLLHVPGNAMRFNMFLRRPEQQEGDLRLFGSQSVSEGRVEVYHEGKWGTVCDDGWDMAEAQVVCRQLRFSGAKSVVIGKDYGQVSGPIWLDDINCKGTENHLFTCGFKGWGVTDCTHKEDVGIICETESSNSTTGDSRHLLDHSFSLSGDLGKLFDSQNGCDFLILVKSPTGNRREDGTLETVETTIHAHKIILSQFPLFNASEDISNITVDVIQPCDPYFSSFIRYIYTRKIEVTLPSVQCFHWMASRFGVKELMEAMARLFSKVLPEDPLFHTQVSIYKYAQETDDLVLQENCVQYLAWNYENLTRSPAWADLPVELIGSILARSDLVVPDEYFLLQTVECWIKENNNSISLETQAYLLNRVRFPMIPAEKLYELEANSSLYGTHERLYRDNMLKAFQFNILLFSKLLSNPQFNGDDDDFKPRLYTASPWSVSLGSAPGQSKSRWLNTPLHNSLIFKDNRIQWEAIIFTNRHECSNRGLNCKSLPMMRLYPQNNYDRSKILFRNQLLLMCEGKYICQVQDFKLNLAYLGGNSTLAYPCPDNKLTYLYVVRPEYVAT, encoded by the exons ATGCTGACGCTTCGAAACTTATGCACTCTGGCGATTCTGCTACTTCTTCATGTCCCTGGAAATGCGATGCGATTCAACATGTTCC TGAGGAGGCCGGAGCAGCAGGAAGGTGACCTGAGACTGTTTGGCTCTCAGAGCGTTTCGGAGGGACGCGTGGAGGTCTACCATGAAGGAAAATGGGGAACAGTGTGTGACGACGGCTGGGACATGGCTGAGGCCCAGGTGGTGTGTCGTCAGCTCCGATTCTCCGGGGCAAAGTCTGTTGTCATCGGCAAGGACTATGGACAAG TGTCTGGACCCATCTGGCTGGATGATATTAACTGTAAAGGAACAGAGAATCATCTGTTTACTTGTGGATTCAAAGGCTGGGGAGTAACTGACTGCACCCACAAAGAGGATGTTGGAATAATTTGTGAGACAGAAA GCTCTAATTCCACCACCGGTGATTCTAGACACCTGCTGGACCACAGTTTCAGTCTCTCTGGTGACCTTGGAAAATTGTTTGACAGCCAAAACGGCTGTGACTTCCTGATCCTGGTCAAAAGTCCCACTGGAAACAGACGGGAGGACGGTACTCTGGAAACGGTGGAAACAACAATCCATGCACACAAAATAATCCTCTCGCAATTCCCTCTCTTTAACGCTTCAGAGGACATTTCTAACATCACTGTAGACGTCATCCAACCCTGCGATCCCTATTTCTCCTCCTTCATTAG GTACATTTACACCCGCAAGATAGAAGTGACCTTGCCCTCTGTGCAGTGCTTCCACTGGATGGCCTCTAGATTTGGGGTGAAGGAGCTGATGGAGGCCATGGCCCGACTGTTCTCGAAAGTCCTTCCAGAGGACCCTCTGTTTCACACTCAGGTGTCCATATACAAATATGCCCAGGAGACCGATGACCTGGTGCTTCAGGAGAACTGTGTCCAGTACCTGGCCTGGAACTATGAAAACCTGACGAGATCTCCAGCCTGGGCCGACCTGCCCGTGGAGCTCATTGGATCAATCCTAGCCCGCTCAGACCTGGTGGTTCCAGATGAGTATTTTCTGCTCCAGACAGTAGAGTGCTGGATCAAAGAGAATAACAACTCCATCAGTTTGGAGACCCAGGCTTACCTCTTGAATCGCGTTCGTTTCCCCATGATCCCTGCGGAGAAACTCTATGAGCTTGAGGCCAACTCTTCTCTTTACGGCACTCATGAGAGACTGTATCGTGACAACATGTTGAAAGCTTTTCAGTTTAACATTCTCCTCTTCAGCAAGCTTCTGTCCAACCCACAGTTCAACGGAGACGATGATGACTTCAAGCCTAGGCTCTACACTGCCAGTCCATGGAGTGTGTCTCTTGGCTCTGCCCCTGGTCAGTCCAAAAGCAGGTGGTTGAACACACCTCTGCACAACAGCCTGATCTTTAAGGACAACAGGATTCAATGGGAGGCGATTATCTTCACCAATCGACATGAATGCTCAAACCGAGGGCTCAACTGCAAGTCGCTCCCCATGATGAGGCTGTATCCACAGAACAACTACGACCGCAGCAAAATCCTCTTTCgaaaccagctgctgctgatgtgcgAGGGCAAGTACATCTGTCAGGTGCAGGACTTCAAGCTCAACCTGGCCTATCTCGGTGGAAACAGTACGCTTGCCTACCCGTGTCCCGATAACAAGCTCACCTACCTCTATGTAGTGAGACCGGAATATGTCGCCACCTGA